Proteins from a single region of Nitrososphaerales archaeon:
- a CDS encoding DUF373 family protein, protein MVSDTSDTALTKSIIVLCVDRDNDLEHKAGVKTPVIGRKNCLDAAVKLAIADPEEADANTIFAAIKLYDELIKKEYKAEVAIVSGKFERGVEADEKIGRETRKVVKTFPADGIALVSDGFEDEAVVPILQGILPIVSVKRVAVKHSRGIEESYMVLGRYLRMAVFDPRYSKYFLGVPGLLLLITGLMTYLGLIEEAMTVMLSIIGAALIARGFSIDRALSHLTKLKPSGYIKLFSTLASLLVGGAAFQQGFAKIGQIPEYSMILAEPHLILKYGPALIGFFIQESLFYLWIALGIFFSGMLLSHALIKSIKVFRDILTLVILSLLYFPIYQFSLILIGQTTPVTLVTFLLLGLAGTFFIVIVIYEYIRSRKLSEGSS, encoded by the coding sequence ATGGTATCTGATACTAGTGATACAGCTCTCACAAAGAGTATCATTGTATTATGTGTAGATCGAGATAACGATTTGGAGCATAAAGCGGGTGTGAAGACCCCTGTAATTGGAAGAAAGAACTGTCTTGATGCTGCAGTAAAGTTAGCTATCGCCGACCCTGAAGAGGCCGATGCCAATACGATCTTCGCGGCGATCAAACTCTACGATGAACTTATCAAGAAGGAGTATAAAGCTGAAGTGGCGATCGTATCTGGCAAATTCGAAAGGGGTGTCGAGGCTGATGAAAAGATCGGTCGCGAAACTCGAAAGGTGGTGAAGACCTTTCCTGCAGATGGCATCGCTCTGGTTTCTGATGGGTTCGAAGATGAAGCAGTAGTGCCCATTCTACAGGGGATTCTTCCTATCGTCTCAGTAAAAAGGGTAGCGGTCAAGCACAGTAGAGGTATTGAAGAATCTTACATGGTATTAGGGCGTTATCTGCGTATGGCGGTATTCGATCCGAGGTATTCGAAGTACTTTCTCGGTGTACCCGGTCTGCTCCTTTTAATTACTGGCCTGATGACGTACCTTGGCCTGATCGAAGAAGCGATGACCGTGATGCTAAGTATTATAGGTGCAGCACTGATTGCGAGGGGGTTTAGCATAGATAGGGCCCTTTCTCATTTAACGAAGCTCAAGCCATCGGGGTATATTAAATTATTCTCAACGTTGGCGAGCCTTTTAGTAGGAGGGGCCGCCTTTCAGCAAGGTTTTGCGAAGATCGGCCAAATCCCCGAATATTCGATGATACTGGCAGAGCCCCATCTTATACTCAAGTACGGTCCAGCCCTCATAGGATTCTTCATTCAAGAATCTCTCTTCTACCTGTGGATAGCTTTGGGGATCTTCTTCAGCGGTATGCTCCTCTCACATGCTCTAATAAAAAGTATTAAGGTATTTAGAGATATCCTTACTCTGGTGATCTTAAGCTTACTCTACTTCCCCATCTATCAATTTTCTTTAATCCTCATCGGCCAAACGACACCCGTCACATTAGTAACCTTTTTACTGCTTGGATTGGCTGGCACATTCTTTATAGTGATTGTAATCTACGAATATATTCGGAGTCGAAAGCTTTCGGAGGGATCATCTTAA
- the uppS gene encoding polyprenyl diphosphate synthase — translation MYKIYEKYLQTQIENGETPKHVGLILNGNRRWAENHSYPKHIGHRVGAEVAEKLLEWCRDLKIKTLTLYVLSTENLERDKEELNELYKIIEEKLQKLMNDERIHKYKIRVKTLGKKELLPERIRRILDKVEKDTENYSDYFLNIAIAYGGRLEILEVVRKIAEKVKKGEIEPSQITQKIIEENLYTAHLPNPEPDLVIRTSGEERLSGFLLWQSAYSELVFLDVYWPDFRKIDLMRAIRTYQKRVRRFGK, via the coding sequence ATGTACAAAATATATGAAAAGTACCTTCAAACTCAAATCGAGAATGGAGAAACTCCAAAGCACGTGGGCCTCATCTTAAATGGTAATAGACGTTGGGCAGAGAACCATTCCTATCCGAAGCATATCGGCCATAGAGTTGGTGCTGAAGTCGCTGAAAAATTGTTAGAGTGGTGCCGTGATCTTAAGATCAAAACACTCACACTTTACGTTTTATCGACGGAAAATTTAGAGAGAGATAAGGAGGAGCTCAACGAGTTGTATAAAATCATCGAGGAAAAGTTACAGAAGTTGATGAATGACGAACGAATCCATAAGTATAAGATAAGGGTAAAGACCTTGGGCAAGAAGGAGCTTTTACCCGAGAGGATCAGAAGGATCTTAGATAAGGTTGAAAAGGATACGGAGAACTATTCAGATTATTTCCTCAATATCGCTATAGCTTACGGTGGAAGGCTCGAAATCCTTGAAGTTGTAAGGAAGATTGCAGAGAAAGTGAAGAAAGGTGAGATAGAACCTAGCCAGATCACCCAAAAGATCATTGAGGAAAATCTCTATACAGCCCATCTACCAAATCCTGAACCGGATCTTGTTATAAGAACGTCTGGTGAAGAACGGTTGAGTGGCTTTTTACTATGGCAGAGTGCCTATAGTGAGCTCGTCTTCCTCGATGTGTACTGGCCGGACTTCCGTAAGATCGATCTGATGAGGGCGATAAGGACCTACCAAAAGAGGGTAAGGAGGTTCGGCAAATAA
- a CDS encoding adenylosuccinate synthetase, whose protein sequence is MPSIVIVGGMFGDEGKGKIVSYLALKDNPEAAVRGGVGPNAGHTVVYQGSTYRLRLLPSAVVNEKVKLMIGPGVFIDPSVLMNEIETFRAGSRLVVDRQCGIIEPEHIMRDKGGHLKEKISTTGTGTGPANADRVMRIGKLAKDIEILQPYLGDVALELNRILDKGGLVIVEGTQGTFLSLIHGTYPYVTSKDVCASGICSDVGLGPKRVDEVIVVFKSYVTRVGAGPLDNELSMEEIERRGWKEVGTVTGRVRRAAPFNMELAKRAIMLNSATQIALTKIDAVYPECRGIRDYDKLSVEAKNFIESIEAECGVRVSLIGTGPDVLDIIDRRLNRYR, encoded by the coding sequence ATGCCATCGATAGTCATTGTAGGAGGGATGTTTGGCGACGAGGGTAAAGGAAAGATCGTATCATACTTGGCTTTGAAGGATAATCCCGAAGCTGCGGTAAGGGGTGGCGTAGGGCCCAACGCTGGACATACCGTGGTCTACCAAGGCTCAACCTATAGGCTCCGATTACTTCCCAGCGCGGTCGTGAATGAAAAGGTAAAGTTGATGATCGGTCCAGGGGTCTTCATCGACCCATCGGTCTTGATGAATGAAATCGAAACTTTTCGTGCAGGCTCTCGATTGGTCGTGGATAGGCAGTGTGGAATTATAGAACCTGAGCATATAATGCGTGATAAGGGGGGCCATTTAAAGGAGAAGATATCGACGACTGGTACAGGTACAGGACCTGCGAATGCAGATCGTGTGATGCGTATAGGTAAGTTGGCAAAAGATATTGAGATTTTACAACCATACTTGGGCGATGTCGCCCTCGAACTCAATAGAATCTTGGATAAAGGTGGATTGGTGATCGTTGAAGGGACTCAAGGAACATTTCTCTCACTCATCCATGGAACTTATCCATACGTTACATCAAAGGATGTCTGTGCATCTGGCATATGCTCGGATGTGGGTCTGGGGCCTAAGAGGGTAGATGAGGTGATCGTGGTCTTCAAATCTTATGTGACGAGGGTTGGAGCTGGCCCTCTAGATAATGAACTTAGTATGGAAGAGATCGAACGGAGAGGTTGGAAGGAAGTGGGCACAGTTACAGGCAGGGTGAGAAGGGCTGCTCCCTTTAACATGGAGTTGGCAAAGAGGGCTATCATGCTTAACAGTGCGACACAGATCGCATTGACGAAGATCGATGCAGTCTACCCTGAATGTAGGGGTATTAGGGATTACGATAAATTGTCTGTAGAAGCGAAGAATTTCATAGAGAGTATAGAGGCTGAATGTGGTGTAAGAGTGAGTTTGATAGGGACTGGGCCTGATGTTTTAGATATCATCGATAGACGTCTTAATCGCTATCGCTGA
- a CDS encoding inositol-3-phosphate synthase yields MAKVRVAIAGVGNCASALLQGVYLYKDRKVDEVNEVIGLTQYSLGGISPDDIEFVAAFDIDERKVGKDLSQAIFEEPNNTIKVCDVPNLGVKVMKGPVMDGLGKYLKGVIKVSPNEPVDVVKEIKDSGAEVLINYLPVGSTRATNFYAEASLKAGAAFINAIPVFIASNKDWQARFTEAGLPVAGDDVMSQLGATVLHKTLIKLCVDRGVKVDETYQLNIGGDTDFLNMLEEARLMDKRESKTSAVRAMSPYPIPTRIGPSDYVEFLNNEKVCYIWIKGRYFGGAPLTIEVKLHVIDAYNSAGIVIDAIRGVKIALMRGVAGPLISVSAYCFKHPPIQMPYEEAKRAFLEFVEGKRER; encoded by the coding sequence TTGGCAAAGGTAAGAGTCGCAATCGCAGGTGTTGGGAATTGTGCATCGGCCCTTTTACAAGGCGTTTATCTCTATAAAGATCGAAAGGTCGATGAAGTCAACGAAGTGATAGGTCTAACTCAATACAGTTTGGGTGGAATAAGTCCCGATGATATAGAGTTCGTTGCGGCATTTGATATTGATGAGAGAAAGGTGGGGAAGGATCTGTCACAGGCGATATTTGAAGAGCCCAACAATACTATAAAGGTTTGTGATGTACCGAATCTGGGCGTGAAGGTGATGAAGGGGCCTGTAATGGATGGTTTGGGCAAGTATCTAAAAGGTGTAATAAAGGTTTCTCCGAATGAGCCTGTAGATGTGGTTAAAGAGATTAAGGATTCTGGTGCAGAGGTCTTAATCAATTACCTTCCTGTAGGTAGCACAAGAGCTACGAATTTTTATGCGGAAGCATCTCTAAAGGCAGGTGCAGCGTTCATCAATGCAATACCGGTATTCATCGCTTCGAATAAAGATTGGCAGGCCAGATTTACGGAAGCAGGCCTACCCGTGGCCGGTGATGATGTAATGAGCCAACTCGGTGCTACAGTCCTTCACAAGACCTTGATAAAACTTTGTGTAGATAGAGGGGTGAAGGTAGATGAAACTTATCAATTGAACATCGGTGGTGATACCGATTTCTTGAATATGCTCGAAGAAGCACGTCTGATGGATAAAAGGGAGAGTAAGACTAGCGCAGTCCGTGCCATGTCACCCTACCCGATTCCAACACGTATAGGTCCGAGCGATTATGTGGAATTCCTAAATAATGAGAAGGTATGTTATATATGGATAAAGGGCAGGTATTTTGGAGGTGCGCCTCTCACAATAGAAGTGAAGTTGCACGTCATCGATGCATACAATAGTGCTGGAATCGTCATCGATGCTATAAGAGGGGTGAAGATAGCTTTAATGAGGGGTGTAGCAGGACCTCTGATCAGCGTTTCTGCCTACTGCTTTAAGCATCCGCCGATCCAGATGCCTTATGAGGAGGCGAAGAGAGCCTTTTTAGAATTTGTGGAAGGGAAAAGAGAAAGGTAG
- a CDS encoding inositol monophosphatase translates to MNDHFAILVEALEVAKRTFQSIKDREDRVLKKGIGAYGDVTYKIDSTTEEAILKTLRKRYPNALIISEESGIIGKGDGRPIILLDPVDGSTNALRGVQFSSTALAIAEGRMFDDIIVAGVIDLYHGDIITGTRDGPVLLNGKAVQPSTVTDLAQAYISMDLKIRERIKYHRCDFERLFHYVKHVRAFGTAALETAHVATGRVDAFIEPQPTLRSFDCIPSLFLVKRAGGFIKFLSTEPIDLLSEERISYVAACNEALGNAILKTLWGAD, encoded by the coding sequence TTGAACGACCATTTCGCTATACTGGTGGAAGCTCTAGAGGTAGCGAAGAGGACCTTTCAATCAATAAAGGATAGGGAAGATAGGGTCTTGAAGAAGGGTATAGGTGCTTACGGTGATGTAACTTACAAAATCGATTCTACAACAGAAGAAGCCATCTTAAAGACCCTCAGGAAAAGGTATCCGAATGCGTTGATCATCAGTGAAGAATCTGGTATCATTGGAAAGGGAGATGGACGGCCTATAATACTATTAGACCCTGTGGATGGGAGTACCAATGCCCTACGTGGAGTACAATTTTCTAGCACGGCTTTGGCGATTGCTGAAGGAAGAATGTTCGATGATATAATCGTTGCAGGTGTCATAGACTTATATCATGGAGATATCATTACTGGAACCAGGGATGGGCCAGTCTTACTAAATGGTAAGGCTGTTCAACCTTCGACTGTAACCGATCTGGCACAGGCGTACATATCTATGGATTTAAAGATTAGAGAAAGGATAAAATACCATAGATGTGACTTTGAGAGGCTCTTCCATTACGTTAAGCATGTGAGGGCCTTTGGAACGGCCGCATTAGAAACTGCCCATGTAGCGACGGGTAGAGTAGATGCATTTATAGAACCTCAACCCACCTTAAGATCCTTCGATTGTATCCCTTCGCTCTTTTTGGTAAAGAGAGCGGGAGGTTTTATCAAATTTCTATCGACGGAGCCCATCGATTTGTTGAGTGAAGAAAGGATTTCTTATGTAGCCGCTTGTAATGAAGCTTTAGGTAACGCTATCCTTAAAACTTTATGGGGTGCTGATTGA
- a CDS encoding NUDIX domain-containing protein, which translates to MIEERSAGAVVFYDGEKGFEYLLLNYAAGHWDFPKGNIEKDESDVSTVRREINEETGIDDISFIPGFKRKVEYYYKRDGKLVHKVVIFYLVQAHRKDVKLSHEHLDYSWLSYDEAIKRATFENTKRILKEADEFLKDSRAKRSLDTFLQQPSEG; encoded by the coding sequence ATGATTGAGGAAAGATCTGCGGGTGCAGTAGTATTTTACGATGGTGAAAAAGGTTTTGAATACCTTTTATTAAATTATGCGGCCGGCCATTGGGACTTTCCGAAAGGGAATATTGAAAAAGATGAAAGTGATGTATCGACGGTGAGAAGAGAGATCAATGAAGAGACGGGAATAGATGATATATCATTTATCCCTGGCTTCAAGAGGAAGGTCGAGTATTACTATAAAAGAGATGGTAAACTTGTCCATAAAGTCGTCATATTTTACCTCGTTCAAGCCCACCGTAAAGATGTGAAACTCTCCCATGAACATTTAGATTATTCTTGGCTCAGTTATGATGAAGCGATAAAGAGGGCGACATTTGAAAATACGAAGAGAATATTGAAAGAAGCGGATGAATTTCTTAAAGACTCCAGGGCGAAAAGGTCGCTCGACACATTTCTTCAGCAACCTTCCGAGGGTTAG
- the pyrF gene encoding orotidine-5'-phosphate decarboxylase produces the protein MKYEGFQRRIIDSSKKHSSRLVIALDIVSNDRSTILKGALNILDEVSPYIAAIKLNYHVLLPLSLFEDVKMIVDRAHNEGLQVIADLKLNDIESTNLVATNYLWSVGFDAAIVNPFVGYEGGLKQVIDEAHRNERGIILLVYMSHPGAREGYGLTVIDPIQSKRLYIYELFLDRALNWGVDGIIVGATVPKLINEVAMKVQKKLLIFCPGVGVQGGDIYETVKAGADFIIVGRSIINAPNPRKVAEEMCRATFSPWSL, from the coding sequence ATGAAGTATGAAGGTTTTCAAAGGAGGATCATCGATTCATCGAAGAAGCATTCGAGTAGATTGGTGATCGCTCTAGATATCGTATCTAACGATCGCTCGACGATCTTGAAAGGAGCATTGAACATATTGGATGAGGTCTCACCGTATATAGCAGCGATAAAATTGAATTATCACGTATTACTCCCATTAAGTCTATTTGAAGATGTGAAGATGATTGTGGATAGAGCACATAATGAAGGTCTTCAAGTGATCGCCGATCTCAAATTAAACGATATCGAATCTACAAACCTTGTCGCGACGAATTATCTATGGAGTGTAGGATTCGATGCAGCCATCGTAAACCCGTTTGTAGGTTATGAAGGGGGTTTGAAACAAGTCATCGATGAAGCGCATAGAAATGAACGTGGCATCATTCTCCTTGTATATATGAGCCATCCAGGTGCTCGAGAAGGTTATGGATTGACCGTGATAGACCCTATTCAATCTAAAAGATTGTACATCTATGAGTTATTCCTTGATCGGGCTTTAAATTGGGGTGTCGATGGTATTATCGTAGGTGCAACGGTCCCCAAATTGATAAATGAAGTAGCGATGAAGGTACAGAAGAAGCTCTTGATCTTCTGTCCGGGGGTTGGTGTACAAGGCGGGGATATTTATGAAACGGTAAAGGCGGGTGCAGATTTTATCATCGTAGGTAGATCGATTATAAATGCACCTAACCCTCGGAAGGTTGCTGAAGAAATGTGTCGAGCGACCTTTTCGCCCTGGAGTCTTTAA
- a CDS encoding DUF72 domain-containing protein, with amino-acid sequence MHLMAVTKVLVGCCGLSGLSLKKYAQNFNVIELQSTFYQLPQIETAQRWREEVGDDFEFSIKAFQGITHPITSPTWRRAGSQRPTEDVDKYGHLNPTPQNFRCWEETMAICKVLRSRVCVVQLPSSFTCTDDNVNRMIRFFKSVEKPEVLAIEVRGESWFERPSILKRALEEINGIHIVDPLVRRSVLESKVAYFRLHGLGKRLYDYRYTDDDLERLIEVLQSMESLECYVMFNNLYAKDDATRFKRLLKDQKFSFK; translated from the coding sequence ATGCATCTAATGGCCGTTACGAAGGTCCTTGTAGGGTGTTGTGGTCTATCGGGCTTATCGTTAAAGAAGTATGCCCAAAATTTTAATGTGATCGAACTTCAATCAACCTTTTATCAGCTACCCCAAATCGAGACTGCACAAAGGTGGAGAGAAGAGGTTGGGGATGATTTCGAATTTTCTATCAAAGCTTTTCAAGGTATAACCCATCCTATAACCAGCCCCACATGGAGAAGGGCTGGTAGCCAAAGACCGACCGAGGATGTAGATAAATACGGCCATTTAAACCCTACACCTCAAAACTTTCGTTGTTGGGAAGAGACTATGGCAATCTGTAAAGTATTAAGGTCTCGAGTATGTGTAGTCCAGCTTCCCTCTTCATTTACATGCACCGATGATAATGTAAATCGCATGATTCGATTCTTTAAATCGGTCGAAAAGCCCGAAGTCTTGGCTATAGAGGTGAGAGGGGAATCTTGGTTCGAAAGGCCTTCCATTTTAAAGAGAGCGTTAGAAGAGATAAATGGGATTCATATCGTCGATCCATTGGTAAGAAGATCGGTCTTAGAGAGTAAAGTGGCATACTTTCGACTTCATGGTTTAGGTAAAAGGCTTTATGATTACCGGTACACCGATGATGATCTTGAACGCTTAATAGAAGTGCTTCAAAGTATGGAGAGTTTAGAATGTTATGTGATGTTTAACAATCTGTATGCGAAGGACGATGCGACTCGTTTCAAAAGGCTCTTAAAGGACCAAAAGTTCTCATTTAAGTAG
- a CDS encoding ArgE/DapE family deacylase, with protein sequence MAIRDKIIKRIDEYKDKSIGILQRLVRIPSLQGQEGDAQAFVAEMLKSIGLYVDVWEPNRMELEKHPAYIETPWSYKGRPNVVGVLKGRGGGKSLILNGHIDVVSPEPLSLWKHDPWGAEIENGMLFGRGSLDMKGGLAAMISALKCIVDLEIRLKGDVIIESVIEEECGGPGGTLSSILRGYRADAAIITEPTGLDSIWINSAGVLWFRVRVIGKSAHAGYAHLGVNAIGKALKIYEALIALDEYRAKKIHNPFVEKRSPGRSVHLNVGTIRGGDWPSTVAGWADLECRISFQYPERISEVKRQVEDQVRRAAELDPWMREHPPLVEWFGYSAEAATTSPDEPIFKTVAKIAKEIVGREPEAAGTTVANDLRHFILYGNMPNTILYGPGGSRPHGVDECVSIDDYILLTKILALTIIEWCGYTES encoded by the coding sequence TTGGCGATTAGGGATAAAATCATAAAGAGGATCGATGAGTATAAAGATAAGAGTATCGGTATTTTGCAACGATTGGTAAGGATTCCAAGTTTACAGGGTCAAGAGGGGGATGCTCAGGCCTTCGTTGCTGAAATGTTGAAGAGTATTGGGCTTTACGTCGATGTGTGGGAGCCTAACAGAATGGAGTTAGAGAAGCATCCTGCCTACATAGAGACACCATGGAGTTACAAAGGGAGGCCGAATGTAGTAGGGGTGTTAAAGGGTAGAGGGGGTGGTAAGAGTCTGATCCTTAATGGGCATATAGATGTAGTAAGCCCTGAGCCGCTTTCACTATGGAAGCACGATCCTTGGGGGGCGGAGATAGAGAATGGTATGCTATTCGGGAGAGGTAGCCTCGATATGAAGGGTGGCCTTGCGGCTATGATATCCGCTCTAAAATGTATCGTAGACCTTGAAATTAGATTGAAGGGTGACGTAATCATTGAAAGTGTTATAGAGGAGGAGTGTGGAGGTCCGGGCGGAACCTTATCATCGATCCTTCGAGGGTATAGGGCTGATGCAGCGATAATAACTGAGCCGACGGGGCTCGATTCGATATGGATCAATAGTGCGGGTGTACTTTGGTTCAGAGTAAGGGTAATAGGCAAGTCTGCACATGCGGGTTATGCACATTTGGGTGTAAATGCGATAGGGAAGGCTTTGAAGATTTACGAAGCTTTGATCGCCCTCGATGAATATCGTGCCAAAAAGATCCACAATCCTTTTGTCGAAAAGAGAAGTCCAGGCCGATCGGTCCATTTGAATGTCGGTACTATAAGAGGTGGAGATTGGCCATCTACGGTCGCCGGTTGGGCCGATCTAGAATGTAGAATTTCATTTCAATACCCAGAGAGAATCTCTGAGGTGAAACGCCAAGTGGAAGATCAGGTAAGAAGAGCTGCCGAATTGGATCCTTGGATGAGAGAGCATCCACCACTCGTCGAATGGTTCGGATATAGTGCTGAAGCAGCGACCACTTCTCCCGATGAACCGATATTTAAAACGGTGGCGAAGATCGCAAAGGAGATCGTTGGGAGAGAACCCGAAGCGGCCGGGACTACAGTCGCTAACGATCTGAGGCACTTTATACTTTATGGAAATATGCCCAATACCATTCTATATGGACCAGGTGGTTCAAGGCCACATGGAGTGGATGAATGTGTGTCGATAGATGACTATATACTTCTTACGAAAATCCTCGCATTAACCATTATAGAGTGGTGTGGCTACACAGAGAGTTGA
- a CDS encoding ABC transporter ATP-binding protein, translated as MRKVLEVRDLQSGYGEMQVLWGVNIDVFEKSLEVIIGPNGAGKTTLLRTLMGIIKPWDGKIFLEGRDITNLRSNKRVEMGITLVPEGRALFPEMTVIENLMMGAYRKEARENMKDSIEFVFNLFPILKERSKQIASTLSGGEQQMLAIGRALMNRPKILLLDEPSQGLAPKIAREVISTLNKLKDEGLSILLVEQNIHLAFEFSDYLYLLEMGKIVQEGKGREVLSDGIIRAYLGL; from the coding sequence ATGAGAAAGGTACTCGAAGTTAGAGATTTACAATCGGGCTATGGTGAAATGCAGGTCCTCTGGGGGGTCAATATCGACGTCTTTGAGAAGAGTTTAGAGGTGATAATCGGACCGAATGGTGCAGGAAAGACCACACTCTTAAGGACGTTGATGGGGATCATAAAACCATGGGATGGTAAGATCTTTCTGGAAGGTAGAGATATTACAAATTTACGTTCTAACAAGAGAGTAGAGATGGGTATTACTCTAGTTCCTGAAGGTCGGGCTTTATTTCCAGAGATGACAGTGATTGAGAATTTGATGATGGGTGCTTATAGAAAAGAAGCGCGAGAGAATATGAAAGACTCGATCGAATTCGTCTTCAATCTATTCCCAATACTTAAGGAGCGCAGTAAGCAGATAGCCTCTACGTTGAGTGGTGGTGAGCAACAGATGTTGGCGATAGGTAGAGCGCTCATGAATAGACCCAAGATCCTACTTCTTGACGAGCCGAGCCAAGGTCTAGCACCGAAGATAGCTAGAGAAGTGATATCGACATTGAATAAGCTTAAGGATGAAGGGCTTTCGATACTCTTGGTCGAGCAGAATATTCATTTGGCCTTCGAATTTTCAGATTATTTGTACCTGCTCGAAATGGGTAAGATCGTTCAAGAAGGTAAAGGTAGAGAAGTCCTCTCGGACGGTATCATTAGAGCATATTTGGGCCTTTAG